A single window of Thiomicrorhabdus immobilis DNA harbors:
- a CDS encoding 50S ribosomal protein L25/general stress protein Ctc, whose amino-acid sequence MSQNWTAEIRTEEGKGASRRLRHAGKVPAIIYGAGKDAVSVSFAGNFIKKAFQDNDNFNTVLTVEVAGGASESCVVKDVQRHPATGEVSHIDFQRAGTENKLTKKIPLNFVGKAIAPGVKAGGLMSFLQSTVEVSCLAKDLPTKLDVDVSSMEAGTSMRLSELTVPAGVIITALSHGNADYDQAVVNIGKPKRKG is encoded by the coding sequence ATGAGCCAGAATTGGACAGCAGAAATCCGTACTGAAGAAGGGAAAGGTGCGAGCCGCCGCCTTCGTCACGCGGGTAAAGTACCAGCAATCATTTACGGTGCTGGAAAAGATGCAGTATCTGTATCTTTTGCAGGAAACTTCATTAAGAAAGCATTTCAAGACAACGATAACTTCAACACGGTTTTAACTGTTGAAGTTGCTGGTGGTGCTTCTGAATCTTGTGTTGTTAAAGACGTTCAGCGTCACCCAGCTACAGGTGAAGTTTCACACATCGATTTCCAGCGCGCTGGTACTGAAAACAAACTTACTAAGAAAATCCCTCTTAACTTCGTTGGTAAAGCGATCGCTCCTGGTGTTAAAGCCGGTGGTCTTATGTCTTTCCTACAGTCTACTGTTGAAGTTAGCTGTTTAGCTAAAGACCTACCTACTAAGCTTGATGTTGATGTTTCATCAATGGAAGCGGGTACAAGTATGCGTCTTTCTGAATTAACAGTTCCTGCTGGTGTTATCATCACTGCACTTTCTCACGGAAATGCGGATTATGACCAAGCGGTTGTTAACATTGGTAAACCAAAGCGTAAAGGTTAA
- the pth gene encoding aminoacyl-tRNA hydrolase — MSSVQLIVGLGNPGDKYEQTRHNAGFWFVDEVARQYGVEFRPETKFLGFAARVQSNGLDFWLLKPTTFMNRSGQSIQALAKFYKIPVESILVVHDELDLPAGVAKLKVGGGHGGHNGLRDTIAAMGKEFMRLRLGVGHPGHKDLVVDYVLKNPSKSDRQLIDDASYAASKVVPDLVKGDLAKAMQELHTKA, encoded by the coding sequence ATGTCATCTGTTCAATTAATTGTTGGCCTGGGTAATCCAGGCGATAAATATGAGCAGACCCGACATAACGCCGGTTTTTGGTTTGTGGACGAAGTTGCTAGACAATATGGTGTAGAGTTCCGTCCAGAAACCAAATTTCTCGGTTTTGCCGCCAGGGTTCAATCCAATGGATTGGACTTCTGGTTGCTCAAGCCTACTACGTTTATGAATCGTAGTGGCCAATCGATTCAAGCGTTGGCTAAGTTCTACAAAATCCCGGTTGAATCGATTCTTGTGGTGCACGATGAGTTGGATCTTCCTGCCGGAGTGGCGAAACTCAAAGTAGGTGGTGGTCATGGAGGTCACAATGGCCTGCGAGATACCATTGCCGCCATGGGTAAAGAGTTTATGCGCTTGCGCTTAGGTGTTGGACACCCAGGACATAAAGACTTGGTTGTGGATTATGTGTTAAAGAATCCTTCAAAATCCGATCGCCAATTAATCGACGATGCCAGTTATGCCGCTAGCAAGGTGGTACCGGATTTGGTTAAGGGTGACTTAGCTAAAGCAATGCAAGAGCTGCACACCAAAGCATAA
- the ychF gene encoding redox-regulated ATPase YchF: MAIKCGIVGLPNVGKSTLFNALTNAGIESANYPFCTIEPNVGVVPVPDAREKALAEIVNPERVLSATVDFMDIAGLVEGASKGEGLGNKFLANIRETDAIVQVVRCFENDDIVHVAGKVDPLSDIEIINMELILADMESIDKAIQKVQRIAKSGDKEASARLALLQKVSAEIETGKLVRLIGLNEDELKELSDLHLLTVKPMMYVANVNENGFENNPLLDSVRALAEEQGASVVAICASLEEEIAQLDDEDKADFLEEMGQDEPGLNRVIRAGYELLGLQTYFTAGVKEVRAWTVKKGATAPQAAGVIHTDFEKGFIRAEVTAYEDFVQYKGDAGAKAAGKQRLEGKEYIVQDGDVMHFRFNV; this comes from the coding sequence ATGGCTATCAAATGCGGTATCGTAGGATTACCAAACGTCGGTAAATCAACTTTGTTTAATGCATTAACTAACGCGGGCATTGAATCTGCAAACTATCCATTTTGCACTATCGAGCCAAACGTCGGTGTGGTGCCTGTACCTGACGCCCGTGAAAAAGCGTTGGCGGAAATTGTTAACCCTGAACGTGTACTTTCAGCCACGGTAGATTTTATGGATATCGCGGGCTTGGTGGAAGGGGCTTCCAAAGGTGAAGGTCTAGGGAATAAGTTCCTGGCAAACATCCGTGAAACCGATGCGATTGTGCAGGTGGTACGTTGTTTTGAAAACGACGACATTGTGCATGTTGCAGGCAAGGTTGATCCTCTAAGCGATATTGAAATCATCAATATGGAACTGATTCTTGCAGATATGGAATCAATTGATAAAGCCATTCAAAAAGTTCAGCGTATTGCGAAAAGTGGTGATAAAGAGGCTTCAGCACGTTTGGCTTTATTGCAAAAAGTGTCAGCTGAAATTGAAACGGGTAAATTGGTTCGTTTGATTGGCCTTAATGAAGATGAGCTTAAGGAATTAAGTGACTTACACTTGTTGACAGTTAAGCCAATGATGTATGTGGCTAATGTCAACGAGAATGGGTTTGAAAACAACCCGTTGCTGGATTCAGTGAGAGCTTTAGCCGAAGAACAGGGTGCATCTGTGGTAGCGATTTGTGCCTCTTTGGAAGAAGAGATTGCCCAATTGGATGATGAAGATAAGGCGGATTTCTTGGAAGAGATGGGGCAAGATGAGCCTGGCCTAAACCGTGTGATTCGTGCTGGTTACGAGTTGCTTGGGCTACAGACTTATTTTACCGCCGGTGTTAAAGAAGTGCGCGCTTGGACGGTTAAGAAAGGCGCGACCGCACCTCAAGCGGCAGGTGTGATTCACACAGACTTCGAAAAAGGCTTTATCCGTGCAGAAGTTACCGCCTATGAAGATTTTGTTCAATACAAAGGCGATGCCGGAGCGAAAGCGGCTGGTAAACAACGTCTAGAAGGTAAAGAGTACATCGTGCAAGACGGAGACGTCATGCATTTCAGATTTAACGTATAA
- a CDS encoding thioredoxin fold domain-containing protein has product MMSKLLSLSLSAALLFSMTNVKAGEILPLAVDLQKAGKTAEKHNIPVVVFFTATWCNYCKKLEENIIHPLLERTDIENYAEFRQIVMDKAHWQMKDFSGQAIEMKSFAPSQKVKVAPTTYVYNSKGDLIAEPILGLTLEEFYPGNLEKAINQGLKALGNDKRVDIYKMVEESKIEY; this is encoded by the coding sequence ATGATGTCAAAACTATTAAGCTTAAGCCTTTCTGCGGCTCTGCTATTTTCCATGACCAACGTCAAGGCAGGCGAGATTTTACCGCTTGCCGTCGACTTACAGAAAGCCGGTAAAACCGCGGAAAAACACAATATACCGGTTGTGGTTTTCTTTACGGCTACCTGGTGTAACTATTGCAAGAAACTGGAAGAGAACATTATCCACCCTCTTCTAGAAAGAACTGATATCGAAAACTATGCCGAGTTCAGACAAATCGTTATGGATAAGGCGCACTGGCAGATGAAGGACTTTTCAGGCCAGGCTATTGAGATGAAAAGCTTCGCGCCATCCCAAAAAGTCAAAGTGGCTCCAACCACTTATGTTTACAACTCTAAAGGCGATTTGATTGCTGAACCTATTTTGGGTTTAACCTTGGAAGAGTTCTATCCAGGCAATCTAGAAAAAGCGATTAACCAGGGCCTAAAAGCCTTGGGGAATGACAAACGTGTGGACATCTACAAAATGGTTGAAGAGAGCAAAATCGAATACTGA
- the ubiB gene encoding ubiquinone biosynthesis regulatory protein kinase UbiB: MKLFKKISRIIKINRVLTHYQIDKMILTDTKYAWLILVNKIFPWNWSVRSNASRGERIRLSLEELGPIFIKFGQALSTRKDLLPHDISLELAKLQDDCPPFDENHSLALIEKGLNQSVEEAFSSFNPVPMASASIAQVHEATLHSGTEVVVKVVRPDIKPVIEQDVSIMFSLAKLLEAAVKIARRLHPVEVVAEFEKTILDELDMIREAANAGQLKRNFEGSDLLYVPEVYWSHTSESVMTMERIRGIRISETEKLIEAGIDLTDLSAKGVIIFFTQVFKHNFFHADMHPGNIFVLPDGRYAAIDFGIMGTLTPEDQRYLAENFLAFFNRDYLRVSELHIESEWVPRETRVNELESAIRSVCEPIWDRPLKEISFGLVLMRLFQTARRFGMEVQPQLVLLQKTLLNIEGLGRQLDDELDLWDTAKPFLEDWMQERVGPKGLAKKIKSNLPFWMEQAPEIPGLLYSTLNKLSHQGLSIQSQQIAKIEKQLEQQNRQQRQRAIGFVLILFGLLLPMESQYQDWIQLGLLITGGLFLIKK; this comes from the coding sequence ATGAAGCTATTTAAAAAAATCTCGCGCATCATCAAAATCAACCGTGTACTCACCCACTACCAAATCGATAAGATGATTTTGACCGATACCAAATATGCTTGGCTCATTCTGGTAAACAAAATCTTTCCGTGGAACTGGAGTGTGCGTTCAAATGCTTCACGTGGAGAGCGCATTCGCCTCTCTTTAGAGGAACTTGGGCCCATTTTCATTAAATTCGGACAAGCGTTATCCACCCGTAAGGACTTATTACCGCACGATATCTCCCTTGAACTCGCCAAACTGCAAGATGACTGCCCGCCATTTGATGAAAACCACTCATTGGCGTTGATTGAAAAAGGTCTGAATCAATCGGTAGAAGAGGCTTTTTCCAGCTTTAATCCGGTACCAATGGCTTCGGCTTCGATTGCCCAGGTGCACGAAGCGACCTTGCATTCGGGTACTGAAGTGGTGGTTAAAGTGGTTCGTCCAGACATCAAACCCGTCATTGAGCAAGATGTTTCCATTATGTTCAGTCTGGCAAAACTGCTCGAGGCGGCGGTTAAGATAGCACGCCGTTTGCACCCGGTTGAAGTGGTGGCCGAATTCGAAAAAACCATTCTCGATGAACTCGATATGATTCGGGAAGCCGCGAATGCCGGCCAACTAAAGCGTAACTTTGAAGGCTCTGATTTATTGTATGTGCCTGAAGTCTATTGGTCACACACCTCTGAAAGTGTCATGACCATGGAGCGCATTCGAGGAATCCGTATCAGCGAAACCGAAAAACTGATTGAAGCCGGGATTGATTTAACCGATTTGAGTGCCAAAGGGGTCATCATCTTCTTCACACAGGTTTTCAAGCACAACTTCTTCCATGCCGATATGCATCCAGGAAATATCTTTGTGTTGCCTGACGGCCGTTATGCCGCCATCGACTTTGGGATTATGGGCACCTTAACCCCTGAAGACCAGCGTTATTTGGCAGAGAACTTTTTAGCGTTCTTTAACCGCGATTATCTGCGTGTATCTGAACTGCACATCGAATCGGAATGGGTGCCAAGAGAGACTCGAGTGAATGAATTGGAGTCGGCGATTCGCTCGGTCTGTGAGCCCATTTGGGATAGACCACTGAAAGAGATCTCTTTTGGTTTAGTGCTGATGCGTCTGTTCCAAACTGCACGCCGCTTTGGTATGGAGGTACAACCGCAACTGGTATTATTGCAGAAGACTTTACTCAATATTGAAGGTTTAGGCCGACAGCTGGATGATGAATTGGATCTATGGGATACCGCAAAACCGTTCCTAGAAGATTGGATGCAAGAACGTGTTGGGCCAAAAGGCTTAGCCAAGAAAATCAAAAGCAATTTACCGTTCTGGATGGAGCAAGCGCCAGAGATACCTGGCCTACTCTACAGCACTTTGAATAAATTATCGCATCAAGGTCTGAGCATTCAATCGCAACAGATTGCCAAAATTGAAAAACAACTTGAACAACAGAATCGCCAACAACGCCAAAGAGCGATTGGTTTTGTTCTGATTCTATTCGGTTTGTTGCTGCCAATGGAATCGCAATACCAAGACTGGATTCAGCTTGGGTTACTGATTACTGGTGGATTATTTTTAATTAAAAAGTAA
- a CDS encoding ubiquinone biosynthesis accessory factor UbiJ, with protein MTKQPGLVDITFSKSFEIAVNTAIYLDEEKGQAFDALDAKVIAITITPFQQTLFCLINQRSIAVQRELAGVADAAIQTDISELLSLPFSHDLTAKITAGDQQLAQQFINAISHLEIDWEEHLSHYTGDLVAFKIGHGVRSLLERKQNAKQYAGDTLREYLQFEINALPTRNQVEHFVKDVEQINNDVQQMAERIETLVNNHQ; from the coding sequence ATGACTAAACAACCAGGCCTGGTAGATATTACGTTTTCAAAATCTTTTGAGATAGCGGTGAATACCGCCATTTATTTAGATGAGGAAAAAGGACAAGCTTTTGATGCCTTGGACGCTAAAGTGATTGCCATTACCATTACACCGTTTCAGCAAACCTTATTCTGCCTGATCAACCAAAGAAGCATTGCTGTTCAACGAGAGCTGGCCGGTGTTGCTGACGCTGCGATTCAAACCGATATTTCTGAACTGCTTAGCCTACCGTTTAGCCATGACCTGACCGCGAAAATCACCGCTGGCGACCAACAGCTTGCACAACAGTTCATAAACGCAATCAGCCACTTGGAAATCGATTGGGAAGAACACCTGTCACATTACACCGGTGATTTAGTCGCGTTTAAAATTGGGCACGGTGTCCGCTCTTTGCTTGAACGAAAACAAAACGCCAAACAATATGCGGGCGATACCCTGCGTGAATACCTGCAATTTGAAATCAATGCCTTGCCAACCCGCAATCAAGTTGAGCATTTTGTGAAAGACGTTGAGCAAATCAACAACGACGTCCAGCAGATGGCCGAGCGTATCGAAACGCTTGTCAATAATCATCAATAA
- the ubiE gene encoding bifunctional demethylmenaquinone methyltransferase/2-methoxy-6-polyprenyl-1,4-benzoquinol methylase UbiE: MSQDKKTIDFGFTEVPLEEKVKKVKGVFDSVAGNYDIMNDVMSMGIHRIWKRKTIELSGVRPGHTVLDLAGGTGDLTKAFAKRVGKDGKVVLADINESMVRVGRDRLINEGIVGNVDYTITNAEALGFPDNTFDVATIAFGLRNVTNKDKALEELCRVLKPGGQLMVLEFSKVTQPMLAKLYDFYSFNILPKMGKFIADDEASYQYLAESIRMHPDQETLKQMMLDAGFDKAEYINMSEGIVALHRAWKY, translated from the coding sequence ATGAGTCAAGATAAAAAAACCATCGATTTTGGATTTACGGAAGTTCCGTTAGAAGAAAAAGTCAAAAAGGTCAAAGGCGTTTTTGACTCGGTAGCAGGCAACTACGACATTATGAACGATGTGATGTCGATGGGAATTCACCGAATTTGGAAACGTAAAACCATTGAATTAAGTGGTGTACGTCCTGGGCATACCGTGTTGGATTTAGCGGGCGGTACGGGTGACCTGACCAAAGCGTTTGCTAAACGTGTGGGTAAAGATGGAAAGGTGGTTTTGGCCGATATCAACGAGAGCATGGTTCGTGTTGGCCGCGACCGCTTAATCAACGAAGGGATTGTGGGCAATGTGGATTACACCATCACCAATGCCGAAGCCCTGGGTTTTCCCGATAACACTTTTGATGTAGCGACCATTGCCTTCGGATTACGCAACGTCACCAATAAAGACAAGGCGCTTGAAGAGTTATGCCGAGTGTTGAAACCAGGTGGACAATTGATGGTCTTGGAGTTTTCCAAAGTCACTCAACCCATGTTGGCAAAACTGTATGACTTCTACTCTTTTAATATCCTGCCGAAAATGGGTAAATTCATTGCCGATGACGAAGCCAGCTACCAGTATTTAGCCGAATCGATTCGTATGCACCCGGACCAAGAGACACTTAAGCAGATGATGCTGGATGCTGGATTTGATAAAGCCGAATACATCAATATGAGCGAAGGCATCGTGGCTCTCCACCGCGCCTGGAAATATTGA
- a CDS encoding gamma-butyrobetaine hydroxylase-like domain-containing protein — translation MPHPTDIKLHQKSKTLDVAFDSGEEFSFSCEFLRVYSQSAEVTGHTPGQEVLQLDKQDVNIADITPVGNYAVKLHFDDGHDTGLYTWERLYDLGKHQQDYWVDYLRRVMRAGHQHPELDKLKQSIKNT, via the coding sequence ATGCCACATCCTACTGATATTAAACTTCATCAAAAATCAAAAACGCTAGATGTGGCTTTTGATAGCGGAGAGGAGTTTAGCTTCAGCTGTGAATTCTTGCGGGTTTACTCACAGTCGGCCGAAGTAACCGGCCACACCCCTGGTCAAGAAGTACTGCAATTGGACAAACAGGATGTCAATATTGCCGATATCACCCCAGTGGGCAACTACGCGGTAAAACTGCATTTTGATGATGGCCACGATACCGGACTTTATACCTGGGAACGTCTTTACGATTTAGGCAAACACCAACAAGATTATTGGGTGGATTATCTGCGCCGTGTGATGCGCGCCGGCCATCAACATCCAGAATTGGACAAGTTGAAGCAGAGTATTAAAAATACATAG
- the hslU gene encoding ATP-dependent protease ATPase subunit HslU, translating to MFSMMTPKEIVHSLDSHIVGQAEAKRAVAIALRNRWRRSQLSDDLRTEVTPKNILMIGPTGVGKTEIARRLAKLANAPFLKIEATKFTEVGYVGRDVDSIIRDLAESAVKMMRENAIKNVQRQAEDKAEERILDILLPPARGREEESYDNMSETRQKFRKRLREGDLDDKEIEIDLAAAPAHVEILGAPGMEEMTQQLQGMFEGLGKNKKEKRKLSIKKALKALTEEEAQRLVNEEDIKTQAIESVEQNGIVFIDEIDKVAKRQDAGGGEVSREGVQRDLLPLIEGSTVSTKYGMIKTDHILFIASGAFHLSKPSDLIPELQGRLPIRVELKSLRVEDFVRILTEPKAALTTQAIALLKTEGVDLSFTEDGIQRLAEIAYQVNESTENIGARRLHTVLERLLEDVSFEAPTMPGANIVVNAAMVDERLGELAVDQDLSQYIL from the coding sequence ATTTTTTCGATGATGACACCAAAAGAAATCGTTCATAGTTTAGATTCTCATATTGTTGGTCAGGCCGAAGCCAAACGTGCGGTTGCCATTGCCCTGCGTAACCGCTGGCGACGCAGTCAATTGTCTGATGATCTACGTACGGAAGTCACTCCAAAAAACATTCTGATGATTGGTCCGACCGGGGTGGGTAAAACTGAAATTGCCCGCCGTTTAGCCAAATTGGCGAATGCACCGTTTTTGAAAATCGAAGCGACCAAGTTTACCGAAGTCGGTTATGTCGGCCGAGATGTCGATTCGATCATTCGCGATTTAGCCGAAAGCGCGGTGAAAATGATGCGTGAAAACGCCATCAAAAATGTCCAGCGTCAAGCCGAAGATAAAGCCGAAGAGCGTATTTTAGACATTCTGTTGCCACCGGCTCGCGGTCGTGAAGAAGAGAGTTATGACAATATGTCAGAGACTCGTCAAAAATTCCGTAAACGCCTGCGTGAGGGAGACCTGGATGATAAAGAGATCGAAATCGACCTAGCTGCGGCACCCGCGCATGTCGAAATCTTAGGCGCTCCAGGCATGGAAGAGATGACGCAACAACTGCAAGGCATGTTTGAAGGCTTAGGTAAAAACAAAAAAGAGAAACGTAAACTCAGCATTAAAAAAGCGCTTAAAGCCTTAACCGAAGAAGAGGCGCAGCGTTTGGTGAATGAAGAAGACATCAAAACCCAAGCGATAGAGAGTGTTGAGCAAAACGGTATTGTGTTTATCGATGAAATCGATAAGGTTGCCAAACGCCAGGATGCTGGTGGCGGTGAAGTGTCACGAGAAGGAGTTCAACGTGACCTATTACCTCTTATTGAAGGCAGTACGGTTTCAACCAAGTATGGCATGATTAAAACCGACCATATCCTATTTATCGCCTCGGGTGCGTTCCACCTATCTAAACCTTCGGATTTAATTCCTGAGTTGCAAGGTCGTTTACCGATTCGTGTGGAATTGAAGTCATTACGTGTTGAGGATTTTGTCCGCATCCTAACCGAGCCAAAAGCCGCATTAACCACGCAAGCCATCGCCCTGCTGAAAACCGAAGGGGTCGATTTAAGCTTTACTGAAGATGGTATTCAGCGTTTGGCGGAAATCGCTTACCAGGTTAACGAGAGTACCGAGAACATCGGAGCGCGCCGTTTGCACACGGTTCTTGAGCGTTTATTGGAAGATGTCTCTTTCGAAGCGCCGACCATGCCTGGGGCCAATATCGTGGTGAATGCGGCTATGGTTGACGAACGCCTAGGTGAACTGGCGGTTGACCAAGATTTATCACAATATATTCTGTAA
- the dapF gene encoding diaminopimelate epimerase, whose product MSVQSIDTGVVQPTIKFTKMQGLGNDFMVIDAIHQSVEFSVDKIQLWSDRHFGIGFDQLLVVEQASQAGVDFRYRIFNADGSEVQQCGNGARCFARFVYDKGLTDKTEIKVETASGVIVLYIEAQGLVRVNMGLPNFEPSSLPFLAYSRQDEYALSVLGETLLIGAVSMGNPHAVLPVDDINSAPVEKFGAAIESHSSFPERVNVGFAQRVDRNHIRLRVYERGAAETLACGTGACAAMVVLRQWQQVDDDVTVSLPGGDLLIQWNGQAGSPVWMSGPAVTVFEGEI is encoded by the coding sequence ATGTCAGTTCAATCTATTGATACAGGGGTAGTGCAACCAACCATTAAGTTCACCAAGATGCAGGGGTTGGGAAATGACTTTATGGTGATCGATGCGATCCATCAGTCAGTCGAGTTCAGTGTCGACAAAATCCAGCTGTGGTCGGATAGACATTTTGGGATTGGCTTTGATCAACTGTTGGTGGTCGAGCAAGCGAGCCAAGCGGGGGTGGATTTTCGTTACCGCATTTTTAATGCAGATGGTTCAGAAGTTCAGCAGTGCGGCAATGGCGCGCGTTGTTTTGCACGTTTTGTGTATGACAAAGGTCTGACCGATAAAACCGAAATCAAGGTGGAAACCGCATCCGGTGTGATTGTGCTTTATATTGAAGCGCAGGGTTTGGTACGTGTGAATATGGGGCTGCCCAATTTTGAACCCAGCAGCCTGCCTTTTTTGGCTTACAGCAGACAAGATGAGTATGCGTTGAGTGTTTTGGGTGAAACTTTATTGATTGGTGCCGTTTCAATGGGCAATCCTCATGCGGTCTTACCGGTGGATGATATCAACAGCGCACCGGTCGAAAAGTTTGGCGCTGCGATAGAGTCCCATTCCAGTTTCCCTGAAAGGGTGAATGTGGGTTTTGCTCAACGAGTCGACCGTAATCATATTCGGCTGAGAGTCTATGAACGTGGCGCGGCAGAAACCTTGGCTTGCGGGACCGGAGCTTGTGCGGCAATGGTGGTGTTAAGGCAGTGGCAACAAGTGGATGATGATGTGACCGTCAGTTTGCCTGGCGGAGATTTATTGATTCAATGGAATGGTCAGGCAGGCTCTCCAGTATGGATGAGTGGACCGGCGGTCACGGTCTTTGAAGGAGAGATTTAA
- a CDS encoding DUF484 family protein: MSNSAVTGPLSKTKISAEEVANYLNQNPKFFHVFPRLLDDLSIPHPKSGQAVSLLERQVFQLREQRDTLKIEVDNLVNVATENGQLFYKVQQFTKALMATQSEQALVSAVYEQMHDLFEVDQVAMVSWDVPKTSLEGITQLGVSQSWSDALKTSLKPHKPVCGLLENEWQIGLFHTSEAMQSVCLLPMGDDAVWGVLALGSKTNRFHPDLGTYFLNMMAELIGARLNPLFEK; this comes from the coding sequence ATGAGTAATAGTGCAGTCACAGGCCCTTTAAGCAAAACTAAGATTTCTGCAGAGGAAGTCGCCAATTATTTGAACCAGAACCCAAAGTTTTTTCATGTTTTCCCAAGACTGTTAGACGATTTGAGCATACCGCATCCAAAATCGGGTCAAGCGGTTTCCTTATTGGAAAGACAGGTTTTTCAACTTCGTGAACAGCGTGATACCTTAAAGATTGAAGTGGATAATCTGGTGAACGTGGCGACTGAAAACGGCCAACTGTTTTATAAGGTTCAACAGTTTACCAAGGCGTTGATGGCCACCCAGAGTGAGCAGGCTTTGGTCTCCGCGGTTTATGAACAGATGCATGATTTGTTTGAAGTCGACCAGGTGGCGATGGTGTCATGGGATGTGCCTAAAACCAGTTTAGAGGGCATAACCCAATTAGGTGTCAGTCAATCTTGGTCGGACGCCTTGAAAACGTCACTTAAACCGCATAAGCCGGTGTGCGGTTTATTAGAGAACGAGTGGCAAATTGGCTTGTTCCATACTTCCGAAGCGATGCAATCTGTCTGTTTATTGCCAATGGGTGATGATGCGGTTTGGGGGGTATTGGCTTTGGGGAGTAAAACCAATCGTTTTCATCCAGATTTAGGCACTTATTTCTTGAATATGATGGCGGAATTGATTGGTGCCCGCCTTAATCCGTTGTTTGAAAAGTAG
- a CDS encoding tyrosine recombinase XerC, which yields MSFSASENHFIGQFIRHLQAQNKSVHTVSNYQRDIEDFLGFYLADELAVTDASRDETQADHELRGIIGAFNDWRLIDSQTIRAFMAYRVQHGISARTLARQLSAIRSFYDYLLQKKVVVKNPAKGVKAPKQPQPLPKSVDVDWMQRLLDQPLETWQDTRDQAMFELLYSAGLRVSELAELDISPGLDEAESGWVRVLGKGQKERLAPVGSKSLLALKNWLAIRADYAKEDEQAVFVNQRGNRLSVRSIQNQLDKRTLQAGLPTKMSPHRLRHACATHVLESSGDLRAVQEILGHANLSTTQIYTKLDLQHLAQVYDQAHPRAKKH from the coding sequence ATGTCTTTCAGTGCGTCAGAAAATCACTTTATCGGTCAGTTTATCCGCCATCTGCAGGCGCAAAATAAATCGGTGCACACCGTGTCTAACTACCAGCGAGATATCGAGGATTTTCTGGGTTTCTATTTGGCGGATGAGTTGGCAGTGACGGATGCCAGTCGCGATGAAACACAAGCCGACCATGAATTGAGAGGGATTATTGGCGCATTCAATGATTGGCGCTTAATCGATTCGCAAACTATCCGTGCGTTTATGGCTTATCGTGTACAGCATGGTATCAGCGCTCGAACCTTGGCAAGGCAACTCTCGGCGATCCGTTCTTTTTACGATTATCTATTACAAAAAAAAGTTGTGGTTAAAAACCCGGCAAAAGGGGTTAAAGCGCCTAAACAACCCCAGCCATTACCCAAAAGTGTCGATGTCGATTGGATGCAGAGATTGCTGGATCAGCCATTGGAAACTTGGCAAGATACACGTGACCAAGCGATGTTTGAGTTGCTCTATTCGGCGGGGTTGCGTGTTTCGGAATTAGCGGAATTAGATATTTCACCAGGCCTGGATGAAGCCGAATCGGGCTGGGTTCGAGTTTTGGGTAAAGGTCAAAAGGAGCGTCTGGCTCCGGTTGGTTCTAAGTCTTTATTGGCATTAAAAAATTGGCTGGCAATACGTGCAGATTACGCCAAAGAGGATGAGCAGGCGGTCTTTGTCAATCAACGGGGTAATCGTTTGAGTGTGCGTTCCATTCAAAACCAGTTGGATAAAAGAACCCTGCAAGCCGGTTTGCCAACCAAAATGTCACCGCATAGATTACGCCATGCTTGCGCCACACATGTCTTGGAATCCAGTGGTGACTTGCGTGCGGTGCAAGAAATTTTAGGGCATGCGAATTTATCGACCACCCAGATTTACACCAAACTCGATCTGCAACATCTCGCACAGGTCTACGATCAGGCCCATCCACGAGCCAAAAAACATTAA